Part of the Sphingobacterium sp. LZ7M1 genome, CTCTTCCAGGGAACTCGCTTGAATGCTCCATTGTGTATTCAGCTCATCCCTGTCCAAGATCATTTCTCCCAAATCAACCTTCAACTGGTGGGCAACAAAAATAGGATACAGAGTATAGCCTTCTGCCATCATTTCAGCAGATACCTCTTGAATAGACTCCTTATAAAAATCGAGGTCTTTCTTCAAGCTTACTAATGGACTCTGCCCTTTTCCTGCTTTACCTTCTTCTTCGGGTCCTTTATTTAATAGATCCTGTAAATCCATTTATTTCTTCAATTTTAACAATACTACATTCTCAACATGTTGCGTATGGGGGAACATATCTACCGGTTTTATCCGCACAACCTCATACTTACTGGTTAAGCTTTCCAAATCACGTGCCTGAGTTGCAGCATTACAACTTACATACACTACTTTATCACTTTCCATTTCCAAAATCCTATCTACGACATCGGCATGCATACCTGCTCTAGGCGGATCGGTAATCACAACGTCTGGCTTCCCATGTTCTTGGATAAAATCAGCCGTCAACACATCCTTCATGTCACCTGCATAAAATTTCGTGTTATGGATTCCATTGGTCTCAGAATTGATTTTGGCATCCTCAATAGCTGATGGAACATATTCCACGCCAACAACCTCGCGAGCAGATCGCGCCACAAAGTTCGCGATAGTTCCAGCACCGGTATATAAGTCATAGACTAGCTCATCTCCTTTTAGATCAGCAAAGTCTCTGGTAATCTTATAAAGTTCGTATGCTTGTCTGGAATTTGTTTGATAGAAAGATTTAGGACCAACTTTGAATTTGAGGCCTTCCATTTCTTCATAGATAAAATCACGGCCTGAATAAACATGTATATCTTGATCAAAAATGGTATCATTCCTTTTTTGGTTGATGATATATAATAAGGAAGTAATTTCAGGAAACTTGTCTTTAATAAAGGACATCAATAAATCTACCTGTCCTTCTTCAGGATATGCAAAAACCACGATCACCATTAATTCACCAGTGGAAGAAGTTCTGATGATTAAATTTCGAAGGGAACCTTCATGGTCCCTTAGATCATAGAATGAAAAAAAGTTTTCTTTAGCAAATTCAAAAATGCTATTCCTAATATCGTTAGAAGGCTCTTGTTGCAAATAGCAATGGTCAATGGTCAAGATCTTATCAAATCTACCTGGAACATGGAAACCCAAAGCATCCATGGAATCCCCAGGTTCAACCTCATCTAGACTGGTCAACCAACGTTTGTTCGAAAAAGTA contains:
- the rlmD gene encoding 23S rRNA (uracil(1939)-C(5))-methyltransferase RlmD; protein product: MGRRIPQEKKFITDVEIIDIAEEGKGVAKHDNLVLFIERAVPGDVVDVELIRKKKNFAEGKISEVKKASEYRIDPFCSHFGVCGGCKWQHMTYESQLKFKEQYVGNALSRIGKVDVAGMEPILGSAQTEYYRNKLEYTFSNKRWLTSLDEVEPGDSMDALGFHVPGRFDKILTIDHCYLQQEPSNDIRNSIFEFAKENFFSFYDLRDHEGSLRNLIIRTSSTGELMVIVVFAYPEEGQVDLLMSFIKDKFPEITSLLYIINQKRNDTIFDQDIHVYSGRDFIYEEMEGLKFKVGPKSFYQTNSRQAYELYKITRDFADLKGDELVYDLYTGAGTIANFVARSAREVVGVEYVPSAIEDAKINSETNGIHNTKFYAGDMKDVLTADFIQEHGKPDVVITDPPRAGMHADVVDRILEMESDKVVYVSCNAATQARDLESLTSKYEVVRIKPVDMFPHTQHVENVVLLKLKK